One region of Gymnogyps californianus isolate 813 chromosome 28, ASM1813914v2, whole genome shotgun sequence genomic DNA includes:
- the ARHGAP23 gene encoding LOW QUALITY PROTEIN: rho GTPase-activating protein 23 (The sequence of the model RefSeq protein was modified relative to this genomic sequence to represent the inferred CDS: inserted 1 base in 1 codon) → MNGIAFCLVGIPPPTPAPTPGRRDGASPNANAPPEGPFPWVGPKTVVLRKSSQGGFGFTLRHFIVYPPESAVHSTAKEEENGNRPGPPRSRLEPMDTIFVKNVREDGPAHQAGLRTGDRLVKVNGESIIGKTYSQVIALIQNSDDVLELSIMPKDEDILQLAYSQDAYLKGNEPYSGGAQSIPEPPPICYPRKTYPFQARGAEPPPGQPPDTRAHRPAATGPSSPLSTATLASTRSEAGGSPAHRPDEPQPGDPPPRPTAPHGHPGSFSRTGCPSNVASSLPDRYGIPPATPSCYGVPKHLLEHRTHCGFKEGVGGLAGAGRPPXEAAGSQRAPGRQECQQALSRWFCSQEPRRSASEERRHAMPPRYRSVSQDRLGGSAVAPRGWPHSASHDTLLQPSREGWAPRARSDHYLGRYGHSMEALEPSALLSPHLDRSAWPPERVCRATGAAVRQPIPHGSFAPSSSSSSSSSREPAPVQKHPSQPNLQSADDSGYIGYRSYSPSFQRRTGLLHALSFRDPAFGGLPTFSISQRPAAPLPERVVPAVLPPTGPPPVPTVPREQRPESSRVPEQPEERREEVVLRQKPPTGRKMPPPLRQMNFVFPEGVKETDICDPPPASGKGERPAAERQGRRVAPLAAPEDSLASIPFIDEPTSPSIDLKAKHVPASSVVSSAMNSAPAVATSPSSPTFAFALSRHYSQDCSSIKAGRRSSYLLAITTERSKSCDDGLNTFRDEGKILRRMPSRVPSLRMLRSFFTDGSLDSLGTSEDARSKRHSTSDLSDIPISTVRKEGWLHCKQILTKKGKKVGGGIRQWKRVFAVLRTHSLYLCKDRREAVTCAPAPGEEEPPISIRACLVDISYSETKRKHVFRLTTADFCEYLFQAEDREDMLAWIKVIRENSKAEGEDPGFASQALINKKLNDYRKVSPAGTKPDSSPKGSRGLGIRAEFLKQTGTSAPRSPRQDAAVTKDESCSQKAPWGINIMKKNKKSAPRAFGVRLEDCQPALDNKNVPLIVEACCKVVEDRGLEYMGIYRVPGNNAVVSSLQEQLNKGATEINLQDERWQDLNVISSLLKSFFRKLPEPLFTDDKYNDFIEANRIEDASERMRTLRKLIRDLPGHYYETLKFLVGHLKTIADHSEKNKMEPRNLALVFGPTLVRTSEDNMTDMVTHMPDRYKIVETLIQHSDWFFSDKEDKGEKTPVDEKEAQSVPNIEYLLPNIGRTAAPGDAAGSTRSGSAKPKGTWPSRKAPPHRDLLAIPFVSAAARKRKKRREAEGVGSSTDDDAERRDTPGQEQEDEGTVATPPGPGKAPHGTGAEPAAPSPAAPSPAGMERESSLEPGGAGSDPAPDARSIVSGYSTLSTMDRSLCSEVQSVAGSRGEEADDERSELSHMETDTESREGTQPRPGQADGATGDENKGPLGRPSFNSHRLIQCDTLARRKLGRPRPAGETPAPTGEDQGWVPPGRPSLREQLRQRLRASADDMGVRLRRAHSPETRRKKSSWRRHTVVVPGGLKDLNFNEWKEPRGLEMSPGPCRDKDSGLSSLESTKARPPAQPGAAGEVPGTKSPPGSPGPPAPLHFPQCL, encoded by the exons CCAACGCCGGGCCGGAGAGATGGGGCATCCCCAAATGCCAACGCACCCCCAGAGGGGCCCTTCCCCTGGGTGGGCCCGAAGACGGTGGTGCTGCGGAAGAGTTCGCAGGGGGGGTTCGGCTTCACCCTCCGCCACTTCATCGTCTACCCCCCGGAGTCGGCGGTGCACTCCACTGCCAAG gaggaggagaacggGAACCGACCAG GTCCCCCACGGAGCCGTCTGGAGCCCATGGACACCATCTTCGTGAAGAACGTGCGGGAGGACGGGCCGGCACACCAGGCTGGGCTGCGCACCG gggaCCGGCTGGTCAAGGTAAATGGGGAGAGCATCATCGGGAAAACCTACTCGCAGGTCATCGCGCTGATCCAGAATAG TGACGATGTGCTGGAGCTCTCCATCATGCCCAAGGACGAGGACATCCTCCAGCTG GCGTATTCACAGGATGCCTACCTGAAGGGCAACGAGCCGTACTCCGGTGGGGCACAGAGCATCCCCGAGCCCCCTCCCATCTGCTACCCACGGAAGACATACCCCTTCCAGGCGCGGGGTGCCGAGCCCCCCCCGGGCCAGCCACCGGACACCCGTGCCCACCGCCCCGCTGCCACGGGCCCCTCGTCCCCGCTCAGCACGGCCACGCTCGCCAGCACCCGGAGTGAGGCGGGTGGCAGCCCCGCGCACCGCCCCGATGAGCCACAGCCCGGGGATCCCCCCCCGCGCCCCACTGCACCCCACGGGCACCCTGGCTCCTTCTCCCGCACCGGCTGCCCCAGCAATGTCGCATCCTCTCTGCCCGACCGCTATGGGATCCCCCCCGCCACCCCTTCCTGCTACGGGGTCCCCAAGCACCTCCTGGAGCACCGGACTCACTGCGGCTTCAAGGAGGGTGtcggggggctggcgggggccgggcggcccC GGGAGGCAGCGGGCAGCCAGCGGGCACCCGGCCGGCAGGAGTGCCAGCAGGCTCTGTCCCGCTGGTTTTGTAGCCAGGAGCCGCGGCGGAGCGCCTCGGAAGAGCGACGGCATGCCATGCCGCCCCGCTACCGCAGCGTGTCCCAGGACCGGCTGGGGGGCTCGGCGGTGGCCCCCCGGGGCTGGCCCCACAGTGCCTCGCATGAcaccctgctgcagccctcccGTGAGGGCTGGGCGCCCCGCGCCCGCTCCGACCACTACCTGGGCAGGTACGGGCACTCCATGGAGGCACTGGAGCCCAGcgccctgctctcccctcacctCGACCGCTCCGCGTGGCCACCTGAGAGGGTTTGCCGGGCCACCGGCGCCGCCGTCAGGCAGCCCATCCCACATGGCTCCTTcgcaccttcctcctcctcctcctcctcctcctcacggGAGCCGGCGCCTGTGCAGAAGCACCCGTCGCAGCCCAACCTGCAGAGCGCGGATGATTCAGGCTACATCGGCTACCGGAGCTACAGCCCATCCTTCCAGCGCCGCACCGGGCTGTTGCATGCCCTCTCCTTCCGTGACCCGGCTTTCGGTGGCCTGCCCACCTTCAGCATCTCGCAGCGgccggccgccccgctcccggaGAGGGTGGTCCCCGCCGTCCTGCCACCCACCGGTCCCCCGCCGGTCCCCACCGTGCCCAGGGAGCAGCGGCCAGAGAGCAGCCGGGTGCCTGAGCAGCCGGAGGAGCGGAGGGAAGAGGTGGTTTTGCGGCAGAAGCCGCCCACGGGCCGCAAAATGCCACCCCCGCTGCGGCAGATGAACTTTGTCTTCCCCGAGGGGGTGAAGGAGACGGACATTTGCGACCCCCCGCCAGCCAGCGGCAAAGGGGAGAGGCCGGCGGCCGAGCGGCAAGGCCGGCGCGTGGCTCCCTTGGCGGCCCCCGAGGACTCGCTGGCGTCCATCCCCTTCATCG ACGAACCCACCAGCCCCAGTATCGACCTGAAGGCCAAGCACGTCCCTGCCTCCTCGGTGGTCTCCAGCGCCATGAACTCAGCGCCCGCCGTTGCCACCAGCCCCTCCTCGCCCACCTTTGCCTTTGCCCTGAGCCGGCACTACTCCCAGGACTGCA GCAGCATCAAGGCTGGCCGCCGCTCGTCCTACCTCCTGGCCATCACCACCGAGCGCTCCAAGTCCTGCGATGATGGTCTGAACACATTTCGGGACGAGGGGAAGATCCTAAG GAGGATGCCCAGCCGGGTCCCCAGCCTCCGCATGCTGAGGAGCTTCTTCACCGATGGG TCTCTGGACAGCCTCGGCACGTCCGAAGACGCCCGCTCCAAAAGACACTCAACCTCCGACCTCTCGGACATCCCGATCAGCACCGTGAGGAAGGAGGGCTGGCTCCACTGCAAGCAGATCCTCACCAAAAAGGGGAAG AAGGTCGGTGGAGGCATCCGGCAGTGGAAGCGCGTCTTCGCCGTGCTGCGCACCCACTCGCTGTACCTGTGCAAGGACAGGCGGGAGGCGGTGACCTGCGCCCCGGCCCCAGGTGAGGAGGAGCCGCCGATCAGCATCCGAGCGTGCCTGGTGGACATCTCCTACAGCGAGACCAAGAGGAAGCACGTCTTCCGGCTGACGACCGCTGACTTCTGTGAATATCTCTTTCAGGCAGAGGATCGGGAAGACATGCTGGCCTGGATCAAAGTCATCAGGGAGAACAGCAAGGCCGAGGGCGAG gACCCCGGTTTTGCCAGCCAAGCGCTTATCAACAAGAAGTTAAACGACTACCGGAAAGTGAG CCCGGCGGGCACCAAGCCCGATTCCTCACCCAAGGGCTCTCGTGGGCTGGGGATCCGAGCCGAGTTCCTGAAGCAGACGGGAACCAGCGCGCCCCGGTCCCCCAGGCAGGATGCGGCCGTCACGAAAG ATGAGAGCTGCTCCCAAAAAGCCCCGTGGGGCATCAACATCatgaagaagaacaagaaatctGCCCCCCGGGCATTTGGCGTGAGGCTGGAGGACTGCCAGCCTGCCCTGGACAACAAG AATGTCCCCCTGATCGTCGAAGCTTGCTGCAAGGTGGTGGAGGACCGAGGGCTGGAGTACATGGGCATCTACCGCGTACCCGGGAACAACGCGGTGGTGTCCagcctgcaggagcagctcaACAAGGGAGCCACCGAGATCAACCTGCAGGACGAG CGGTGGCAGGATCTGAACGTCATCAGCAGCCTGTTGAAATCCTTCTTCCGAAAGCTGCCCGAGCCCCTCTTCACTGACG ATAAGTACAATGACTTCATCGAGGCCAACCGGATCGAGGACGCTAGCGAGAGGATGAGGACACTGCGGAAGCTG ATCCGGGACCTGCCAGGTCACTACTACGAGACACTCAAGTTCCTGGTGGGTCATCTGAAGACCATCGCTGACCACTCGGAGAAGAACAAG ATGGAGCCCCGAAACCTGGCTCTGGTGTTCGGCCCCACGCTGGTGCGGACATCCGAAGACAACATGACCGACATGGTGACGCACATGCCAGACCGCTACAAAATCGTGGAGACCCTCATCCAGCAC TCGGACTGGTTCTTCAGTGACAAAGAGGACAAGGGTGAGAAG ACCCCCGTGGATGAGAAGGAGGCTCAGTCTGTGCCCAACATCGAGTACCTGCTTCCCAACATCGGCAGGACTGCGGCGCCCGGCGATGCCGCAG GCTCGACCCGCAGCGGCTCCGCCAAACCGAAG GGCACGTGGCCATCGCGAAAGGCGCCGCCGCACCGGGACCTCCTTGCCATCCCCTTCGTCTCGGCCGCCGCCcgcaagaggaagaagaggagagaggccGAGGGCGTCGGGAGCAGCACTGACGACGATGCGGAGCGCAGGGACACCCCAGGTCAGGAGCAGGAGGATGAAGGGACCGTGGCCACCCCACCAGGACCTGGCAAAGCCCCCCATGGTACCGGCGCCGAGCCGGCGGCCCCCAGTccggcagcccccagcccggctGGGATGGAGCGGGAGAGCTCCCTGGAGCCCGGGGGTGCCGGGTCCGATCCAGCGCCGGATGCCCGCTCCATCGTGTCGGGCTACTCCACCCTGTCCACCATGGACCGCAGCCTGTGCTCCGAGGTGCAGTCGGTCGCCGGGAGCCGCGGGGAGGAGGCGGACGACGAACGCAGCGAGCTCAGCCACATGGAGACGGACACGGAGAGCCGGGAGGGCACCCAGCCCCGGCCGGGGCAGGCGGATGGGGCGACCGGGGATGAGAACAAGGGGCCCCTCGGCCGCCCTTCCTTCAACTCCCACCGCCTGATCCAGTGTGACACGCTGGCCCGCAGGAAGCTGGGGCGGCCCCGGCCAGCCGGTGAGACCCCGGCACCCACTGGGGAGGACCAGGGCTGGGTTCCCCCCGGGCGACCCTCGCTGCGGGAGCAGCTCCGGCAGCGCCTGCGAGCCTCTGCCGACGACATGGGGGTCCGCTTGCGGCGAGCCCACTCCCCCGAGACCCGCCGCAAGAAGAGCAGCTGGCGCCGGCACACCGTGGTGGTGCCCGGCGGCCTCAAGGACCTCAACTTCAACGAGTGGAAGGAGCCGCGGGGGCTGGAGATGTCCCCGGGACCCTGCCGTGACAAGGACTCGGGGCTCAGCAGCCTGGAGTCCACCAAAGCCCGGCCCCCGGCACAGCCCGGTGCTGCCGGCGAGGTGCCGGGCACCAAGAgcccccccggcagccccggccccccggcccccctaCACTTTCCCCAGTGTCTCTGA